A genomic window from Sphingobacterium sp. BN32 includes:
- a CDS encoding TonB-dependent receptor, with amino-acid sequence MRLLLLIVFNLTCLFSFAQTTILKGKIMDGNDNFSLPGATLKISDGNRFTVSDVNGNFEFLNLPAGTYTLTVDYLGYAHYSETVTVRPGQDAIEVLLSSSSRSIDEVHVMGDLARGQAKALNQQKNNSNISNIISSDQVGRFPDQNIGDALKRVPGITMQNDQGEARNIIIRGLSPELNSVTLNGDRIPSAEGDNRNVQMDLIPSDMISTIEVNKTLTPDMDADAIGGSVNLITRPVPNKQRISATLGGGYSPVREKGIYNGSVIYGNRFMDNKMGLVLSGTLQSNDFGSNNIES; translated from the coding sequence ATGAGATTATTATTACTAATTGTATTTAATTTAACATGTTTATTTTCGTTCGCCCAGACTACCATCTTAAAGGGTAAGATCATGGACGGAAATGACAATTTTTCGCTTCCGGGAGCTACTTTAAAGATTTCGGATGGCAATCGATTTACCGTATCAGATGTCAATGGTAATTTCGAGTTTCTAAACCTTCCTGCAGGTACTTACACGCTAACCGTTGATTACTTAGGCTATGCGCATTATTCAGAGACTGTCACAGTGAGACCTGGTCAGGATGCTATTGAAGTTTTGCTATCGTCATCTTCGCGCAGCATTGATGAAGTGCATGTGATGGGCGATTTAGCGAGAGGTCAAGCGAAGGCCTTGAACCAACAAAAGAACAACAGCAATATTTCCAATATCATTTCTTCGGATCAAGTGGGTCGTTTCCCGGATCAGAATATTGGTGATGCTTTGAAACGTGTTCCGGGTATCACAATGCAGAATGACCAAGGTGAAGCGCGTAACATTATTATTCGCGGTCTATCGCCAGAATTGAACTCCGTTACGTTGAACGGGGACCGCATCCCTTCTGCAGAGGGAGACAACCGTAATGTGCAGATGGATTTGATTCCGTCGGATATGATCTCGACAATCGAAGTCAACAAGACGTTAACACCGGATATGGACGCTGATGCAATTGGTGGTAGCGTGAATTTGATTACGCGTCCTGTTCCAAACAAACAACGTATTTCTGCGACATTGGGTGGCGGCTACTCGCCAGTTCGTGAGAAGGGAATTTACAATGGTTCAGTGATCTATGGTAACCGTTTTATGGACAATAAAATGGGCTTGGTATTGAGCGGAACGCTTCAAAGCAATGACTTTGGCTCGAACAACATCGAAAGTTAG
- a CDS encoding TonB-dependent receptor yields MKDMQIRKYDVHRIRRSVSAAWDFDFNTRNKIALNAMYNWRDDLENRFAVSYKDMEWNADENAYIGKLTRQTKGGISNDKNKGKRLERQDVLKLSMKGEHLLTSKLDFDWTASYSRADEHRPNERYISYDLKKVGFGQDLSSTYLPFVNDPHTDYAKLKFNKITENENKTNEDEFGAKVNLRFPFSVISGQKGRLRVGARIRLKSKERNNNFFEYKPTDKFGDMTTHPLQVWDAKHWDQGERYAAGGFVSKDYLGQLDLYDNSKFTPKDKPDEYLAKNYHAKERIVAEYLRWDQNITKRTAVILGLRIEHTSIDYTGNNVLEEEELIGEIRNKNSYTNFLPSINVKHNFNNNFILRAAVTTGLARPNYYALAPYVNTISEDKKLFAGNPNLKSTNATNFDLMLENYFQNVGIISGGVFYKNLKNFIYMYNDQSFNTQGFSKAFPDLKNPIAAGETWKFTQFRNGEEVDVYGFEVAFQRQLDFLPGKFLKGFGIYTNYTYTGSKAKGIAGEDGVLREGLGLPRTAPHMFNGSLSWENNKFSARVSANYTAAYLDEIGDDAFTDAYYDKQLFLDANASYKVTKQFRVFAEANNLTNQPLRYYQGQENLMQQLEYYKPRYNLGIKFDL; encoded by the coding sequence ATGAAAGATATGCAAATCCGTAAATATGATGTACATAGAATTCGTCGATCGGTGTCTGCGGCCTGGGATTTTGATTTCAATACGAGAAACAAGATTGCTTTAAATGCGATGTACAACTGGCGCGATGATTTGGAAAATCGCTTTGCCGTTTCATATAAAGACATGGAATGGAATGCCGACGAAAATGCTTACATCGGAAAATTGACTCGTCAGACGAAAGGCGGAATTAGCAATGACAAGAACAAAGGGAAACGCCTAGAGCGTCAGGACGTATTGAAACTTTCGATGAAAGGTGAACATTTATTGACATCGAAACTGGACTTCGATTGGACAGCTTCTTATTCTAGAGCCGATGAACACCGCCCTAACGAGCGCTATATTTCCTATGACTTGAAGAAGGTCGGATTCGGACAGGATCTATCGAGTACCTATCTACCATTCGTAAATGATCCACATACAGACTATGCTAAGCTCAAGTTTAATAAAATAACCGAAAACGAGAATAAGACAAATGAGGATGAATTTGGCGCAAAAGTGAACTTACGCTTTCCTTTCTCGGTTATTTCTGGTCAGAAGGGCCGTCTGCGCGTTGGTGCTCGCATACGACTGAAATCAAAGGAGCGTAACAACAACTTCTTCGAATACAAGCCTACTGACAAATTTGGTGATATGACTACCCATCCTCTACAGGTGTGGGATGCAAAACATTGGGATCAAGGCGAAAGATATGCTGCAGGTGGTTTTGTAAGTAAAGATTACTTGGGTCAACTAGACCTTTACGACAACTCTAAATTTACGCCAAAGGATAAACCTGATGAATATTTAGCTAAAAATTACCATGCTAAGGAGCGCATCGTCGCGGAATACCTGCGTTGGGATCAAAATATTACCAAGCGTACGGCTGTTATCTTAGGTCTTCGTATCGAACATACAAGCATTGACTATACCGGTAATAACGTTCTTGAAGAAGAAGAATTAATTGGCGAGATCCGCAATAAGAATAGCTATACCAATTTCCTTCCTAGCATCAATGTGAAGCACAACTTCAATAATAATTTTATTCTACGCGCTGCAGTGACTACAGGTTTGGCACGCCCGAATTACTATGCGCTCGCTCCATACGTGAATACCATATCGGAAGATAAAAAGCTGTTTGCTGGTAACCCGAATTTGAAGTCTACTAACGCGACTAACTTCGATTTAATGTTGGAGAATTACTTTCAAAATGTGGGTATCATCTCCGGAGGGGTTTTCTATAAGAATTTGAAGAACTTCATTTACATGTACAATGATCAAAGCTTCAATACCCAGGGTTTCAGCAAGGCATTCCCAGACTTAAAGAACCCGATTGCAGCTGGCGAAACTTGGAAATTCACGCAGTTCAGAAATGGTGAGGAAGTAGATGTGTATGGGTTTGAGGTTGCTTTCCAACGTCAATTAGACTTTTTACCGGGCAAATTCTTAAAAGGATTCGGTATTTATACAAACTATACCTACACAGGTTCTAAAGCAAAAGGTATTGCAGGAGAAGATGGAGTATTGCGTGAAGGATTAGGCCTTCCTCGCACGGCACCACATATGTTCAACGGTTCATTATCATGGGAGAACAATAAATTTTCAGCACGCGTATCAGCGAACTATACAGCAGCATACTTAGACGAGATCGGTGACGACGCTTTTACGGATGCTTACTACGACAAGCAGCTCTTCTTAGATGCGAATGCTTCTTACAAAGTGACTAAGCAATTCCGCGTCTTCGCTGAGGCTAACAACTTAACAAACCAACCCTTGCGTTACTACCAAGGTCAGGAGAATTTGATGCAACAGTTGGAATATTACAAGCCTCGTTACAACCTAGGTATCAAATTCGATTTATAG
- a CDS encoding phytase — MKQSIIICGLAAAILSSCNSGYKLAAVAENAVKPTVITEVVPNDTDDPAIWVNPKDSSEIFVIGTDKHEKTGGLYLYDMEGKIVNQVTPLDRPNNVDIAYGFNLDGRIVDIAVVTERGTDKIRVFTLPDLKPIDNGGIPVFEGEKDRSPMGIALYTKADSTGNKIQAIVGRKTGESGRYLFQYDLVDDEGTVVGKKVREFGKFEGGKEIEAIAVDNQLGYVYYSDEGFGIHKYYADPANGNQELAVFGKTDFKRDHEGIAIYQSSDSTGYIIVSNQQNNSFNIYPREGVAGNPNQHQLITEVPVSAVECDGADAISLPIDSKFPKGMLVAMSNGMVFHYYDWQIFQDSINAKK, encoded by the coding sequence ATGAAACAATCCATCATCATATGCGGGCTCGCTGCAGCAATTCTTAGCTCATGTAATTCGGGCTATAAGTTAGCTGCAGTAGCTGAAAATGCTGTGAAGCCTACGGTTATCACAGAAGTAGTACCCAACGATACGGATGACCCGGCGATCTGGGTAAATCCGAAAGATAGTTCCGAAATATTTGTTATCGGAACAGACAAGCACGAAAAGACTGGCGGTCTATATCTATATGATATGGAAGGCAAGATCGTCAATCAAGTCACACCATTGGATCGTCCCAACAACGTGGATATTGCCTATGGTTTTAACTTGGACGGACGCATCGTCGATATCGCCGTAGTTACGGAGCGTGGTACAGACAAGATCAGAGTATTTACATTACCGGATCTTAAACCAATCGACAATGGCGGAATCCCGGTCTTTGAGGGTGAGAAAGATCGCTCTCCTATGGGTATCGCTTTGTACACAAAAGCAGATTCTACAGGCAATAAAATCCAAGCGATTGTAGGTAGAAAAACCGGAGAATCGGGAAGATACTTATTCCAATACGATTTAGTCGATGACGAAGGAACGGTAGTTGGTAAGAAAGTCCGCGAGTTCGGTAAATTTGAAGGCGGCAAAGAGATAGAAGCTATCGCTGTCGATAATCAACTAGGTTATGTCTATTATTCCGACGAAGGCTTTGGTATACATAAATACTATGCAGATCCCGCGAATGGAAATCAAGAGCTTGCCGTATTCGGGAAGACAGATTTCAAAAGAGACCATGAAGGGATTGCGATCTATCAATCTTCGGATAGCACCGGATATATCATCGTGTCAAATCAGCAGAATAATTCTTTCAACATCTATCCACGAGAAGGTGTTGCAGGGAATCCAAACCAGCATCAGCTGATTACCGAAGTTCCAGTATCTGCGGTAGAGTGTGACGGTGCGGATGCGATATCGCTTCCTATTGACAGCAAGTTTCCAAAAGGAATGTTAGTAGCAATGAGCAACGGGATGGTGTTTCATTATTACGATTGGCAGATCTTCCAAGATAGCATCAACGCAAAGAAATAG
- a CDS encoding fimbrillin family protein — MNAIRRYLFAPFLISILVIVACEKPPHLKEEIRNGDYSLSFSVEGLDASEAVEPIVKPKHQSTGIKHIKGSSSDQCLGKKTIIASKTTAFKGLEARVIMEELPLEHSTVKSDKLRIQTKSAISRPVEKRAVSNMSPQKKYRVVVFNTNAAGEATTYVNQSQGVVGSPLKIPVYRNKNYRWFAYSYNREEDIPDINSTDYHILVIANLHDKENDFLYSTGLIKTSDIVDGENPISITFSRQLAKIRLEINARGIFAKITSANIDVLASNTGPQDGLFSLLNGSYSSTNNTNMLRFRTWNTIVSDSIPVDWAVYRDFYTIANSTVLRLKLKINEIKVTSERINDNAPDTKSLIPRTFQNVDFTFPDFIAKPGHRYQAVLELLESPIQRGDVYWARGNLYYDESVERNQYRFRYDNPHIRKVNNGISNIADSDYWYGGAMPHLRPDGQSDPCKFVYPEGLWRLPTPDEYNALISSTNPMVEKQDQLNREGWYIKWKDAAHIGPPTHPHKDLVFTALGYKNANGEILHYVYKAGNPNMGWLNHLFSSSDIGYFRTNVANTYFMMEYRTGGYDLSPKFTVGSTNVLYQPIAAPIRCVRKVAPNIS, encoded by the coding sequence ATGAATGCTATTAGACGATATTTATTCGCCCCATTTCTTATATCAATACTCGTGATAGTTGCCTGCGAAAAGCCTCCTCATTTAAAGGAAGAAATACGAAATGGCGACTATAGTTTATCTTTTTCTGTCGAAGGCTTGGATGCTTCCGAAGCCGTTGAGCCTATTGTAAAGCCAAAGCACCAATCCACAGGCATAAAACATATAAAAGGATCTTCCTCTGATCAATGCCTCGGTAAAAAAACGATAATAGCAAGTAAAACTACAGCATTCAAAGGACTTGAAGCTCGCGTAATCATGGAAGAGCTCCCATTGGAACATAGTACGGTGAAGTCTGACAAATTGCGTATTCAAACGAAAAGCGCCATATCTAGACCTGTTGAAAAGCGTGCTGTTAGCAACATGAGCCCGCAGAAAAAATATAGAGTTGTCGTATTCAATACGAATGCTGCTGGAGAAGCTACAACCTACGTGAATCAATCACAAGGTGTCGTTGGATCACCTCTGAAGATTCCAGTTTATCGCAATAAGAACTATAGGTGGTTTGCCTATTCCTACAACCGAGAAGAAGATATTCCTGATATCAATTCTACAGACTATCATATTCTGGTGATTGCGAACTTACATGATAAAGAAAACGACTTTCTTTACAGTACGGGGCTCATCAAAACGTCTGATATAGTGGATGGAGAAAATCCAATCAGCATTACCTTTAGCCGGCAACTAGCAAAAATACGCTTAGAAATTAATGCAAGAGGAATATTTGCAAAAATCACCTCCGCAAATATCGATGTTCTGGCATCTAATACAGGTCCCCAAGATGGGCTATTCTCTTTATTGAACGGCAGTTATAGCAGTACAAACAACACAAATATGCTGAGATTTAGGACATGGAATACCATTGTCAGCGACAGCATCCCAGTGGACTGGGCAGTCTATCGTGATTTCTACACTATCGCTAACTCTACCGTCTTGCGTCTAAAACTCAAGATCAATGAAATTAAAGTGACTTCGGAGCGAATAAACGATAATGCTCCTGACACAAAAAGTTTAATACCTCGTACCTTTCAGAATGTCGATTTCACTTTTCCAGATTTTATTGCCAAACCCGGACATCGGTATCAAGCAGTATTAGAATTGTTGGAATCTCCTATACAGCGCGGTGATGTTTATTGGGCAAGGGGAAATTTATACTACGACGAAAGCGTCGAAAGGAATCAGTATCGATTTCGATATGATAATCCTCATATCCGAAAGGTAAACAATGGGATTTCTAATATTGCTGATAGCGATTACTGGTATGGAGGGGCTATGCCTCACTTGCGTCCTGATGGGCAGAGTGATCCTTGTAAGTTCGTTTATCCTGAAGGACTTTGGAGGCTTCCAACGCCTGATGAATATAATGCACTAATCAGCTCTACAAATCCGATGGTTGAAAAGCAAGACCAACTAAATCGTGAGGGCTGGTATATAAAATGGAAGGATGCAGCTCATATCGGTCCGCCAACGCATCCTCATAAGGATCTTGTATTTACAGCGTTAGGCTATAAGAACGCTAATGGGGAAATCCTACACTACGTATATAAAGCTGGAAATCCAAACATGGGCTGGCTCAATCATTTGTTTAGTTCTTCAGACATAGGTTATTTTAGGACAAATGTCGCCAATACCTATTTCATGATGGAATATAGAACAGGAGGGTATGACCTATCTCCTAAATTTACTGTTGGTTCTACAAATGTTTTGTATCAACCTATTGCCGCCCCCATCCGCTGCGTCCGCAAAGTTGCACCAAACATAAGCTAA